In the Campylobacter showae genome, one interval contains:
- a CDS encoding NnrS family protein, producing MINDFFTHPMRIFFLTSAVCAVLGGAVFFTPVDFVSWHKFIFLHLVAALAYAGFLLTGLTDWTNFGGGLKKHAYAMFSFFAASFVSAFFSLFAAHFFMALFWAYLAGLCVYMIWLDRNDDQLGVLAFLLGILGFEIYYLLSGEERFLNLQIHLHVIAILLISFRVSVVLGKEALNREPGMQDAAFVPNFVYKNIAIVSVCAFLLVSLFFEDSKAVNFAAIACGSAILAKLKEWHYKELLRHSFVVYYYLMQLLLAAGYILYGVSGILGLGLETNMLHVIALNGIIFSIMLIFNIAGLRHSGQELEFLRLSKIAFALVIVAGVCRGFLAYVWSGFYIHLPATFIAVAFALWFTDFYKIFRDNEFSDDPE from the coding sequence ATGATTAACGACTTTTTTACCCATCCGATGAGAATTTTTTTCCTTACGAGCGCGGTTTGCGCGGTGCTAGGCGGTGCAGTGTTTTTTACGCCCGTGGATTTTGTTAGCTGGCACAAATTTATCTTTTTGCACCTTGTCGCCGCCCTTGCGTACGCGGGATTTTTGCTAACGGGGCTAACTGATTGGACGAATTTTGGCGGAGGGTTAAAAAAGCACGCCTATGCTATGTTTTCGTTTTTTGCGGCGAGTTTTGTTAGCGCGTTTTTTAGCCTATTTGCGGCTCATTTTTTTATGGCGCTTTTTTGGGCGTATCTGGCCGGGCTTTGCGTTTATATGATCTGGCTTGATAGGAACGACGATCAGCTGGGCGTTTTGGCATTTTTACTAGGCATTTTGGGATTTGAGATTTACTATCTGCTTAGCGGCGAGGAGAGATTTTTAAATTTACAAATTCACCTGCACGTGATTGCGATTTTGCTTATATCTTTTCGCGTTAGCGTGGTGCTCGGCAAAGAGGCGCTAAACCGCGAGCCCGGTATGCAAGACGCGGCCTTTGTGCCAAATTTCGTCTATAAAAACATCGCGATCGTTAGCGTTTGCGCGTTTTTGTTAGTTAGCTTGTTTTTTGAGGACAGCAAGGCGGTAAATTTTGCCGCGATAGCCTGCGGTAGCGCGATTTTAGCCAAGCTAAAAGAGTGGCACTACAAAGAGCTTTTGCGCCATAGCTTCGTGGTTTATTACTACTTGATGCAGCTTTTGCTGGCTGCCGGTTATATCCTTTACGGCGTAAGCGGGATTTTGGGGCTGGGGCTAGAGACAAACATGCTGCACGTCATCGCGCTAAACGGCATTATTTTTAGCATTATGCTTATCTTTAACATCGCGGGTTTGCGCCACAGCGGGCAGGAGCTTGAGTTTTTACGCCTTAGCAAGATCGCCTTTGCGCTTGTTATTGTCGCGGGCGTTTGCAGGGGCTTTTTAGCTTACGTTTGGAGCGGATTTTACATCCATCTGCCGGCGACCTTTATCGCCGTAGCTTTCGCGCTTTGGTTTACCGATTTTTATAAAATTTTTAGAGATAACGAGTTTAGCGACGATCCGGAGTAG